A genomic segment from Solenopsis invicta isolate M01_SB chromosome 5, UNIL_Sinv_3.0, whole genome shotgun sequence encodes:
- the LOC105199969 gene encoding COMM domain-containing protein 8, which yields MESTQSLYISLFSEEKSDVLKELLHSCVDEICGRPGPSYRKFANSMDWSKAEYEGVYKLISSLLRNPASLYLVEEKMPQEYHELPEQVQQNILTCLKVRREQLTNALLREHYKGKLPTVIDHDWRLKLVMGSSKMASLRESLLQLDLIVEDKESQRIINLELNKDELDTMINNLERLV from the exons ATGGAGAGCACTCAGTCGCTGTACATCAGCCTCTTCAGCGAGGAAAAGAGCGACGTCTTGAAGGAG CTGTTGCATTCGTGCGTCGACGAGATCTGCGGTCGTCCGGGACCGTCCTATCGCAAGTTCGCCAACAGTATGGATTGGAGCAAAGCGGAGTATGAAGGTGTTTATAAGCTGATATCGTCGTTGCTGCGAAATCCCGCCTCTCTCTATTTGGTAGAAGAAAAG ATGCCACAAGAATACCACGAATTACCCGAGCAAGTGCAACAGAACATTCTTACTTGCTTAAAAGTGCGCAGAGAACAACTGACAAACGCTTTACTGAGAGAACATTATAAAGGAAAATTACCAACAGTTATCGATCATGATTGGAGATTGAAG TTGGTAATGGGTTCAAGCAAGATGGCCTCATTAAGAGAATCTCTACTTCAGTTGGATCTCATAGTGGAAGATAAGGAATCTCAACGCATTATAAATTTGGAACTGAATAAAGACGAGCTAGATACAATGATAAACAATTTAGAAAGACTAGTGTga